A genomic window from Salvia miltiorrhiza cultivar Shanhuang (shh) chromosome 5, IMPLAD_Smil_shh, whole genome shotgun sequence includes:
- the LOC130986022 gene encoding uncharacterized protein LOC130986022 isoform X2 yields the protein MAADVSSLVRLINAGDAADSPKPTPPITRDLLAGCTTLDSKELDLDLQVPCGWEKRLDLKSGKVYLQRCNSSNSSSSSTEKKGEESGGKFQDLNFPPSSKQTLNLLDEEGLELKLVSGSPLSSPYQSVCTLDKVKSALERAEKETVRKRSSISMSKSSSLPSNSSSSIKDSDLDQEERSSSSFAAGCPTCLLYVLISTTNPKCPRCNSNVPMPLPAKKPRIDLNISI from the exons ATGGCCGCTGATGTCAGTTCCTTGGTCAGATTGATCAACGCCGGCGATGCTGCTGATTCTCCCAAACCCACGCCTCCGATCACCCGCGACTTGCTCGCCGGATGTACAACCCTTGATTCTAAGGAGTTGGACCTCGACTTGCAAGTCCCCTGCGGCTGGGAGAAGCGCCTCGACCTAAAG TCAGGAAAAGTGTATCTGCAGAGATGCAATTCGTCAAACTCTTCATCATCAAGCACAGAGAAGAAGGGTGAAGAAAGCGGAGGCAAGTTTCAAGACCTCAACTTCCCGCCATCATCGAAGCAGACGCTAAACCTGTTGGATGAGGAGGGGCTGGAGTTGAAGCTGGTGTCGGGGTCCCCCTTGTCGTCTCCGTACCAGAGCGTGTGCACTCTGGATAAGGTGAAATCGGCCCTGGAGAGGGCGGAGAAGGAGACGGTGAGGAAGCGCTCCTCCATATCAATGTCCAAGTCATCCTCGTTACCATCAAACTCATCATCTTCGATCAAGGACAGCGATCTCGATCAGGAGGAGAGGTCGTCCTCGTCCTTCGCTGCCGGCTGCCCTACCTGCCTCCTCTACGTCCTCATCTCCACCACCAATCCCAAGTGCCCTCGCTGCAACTCTAATGTGCCAATGCCTCTGCCCGCCAAGAAACCTAGAATTGATCTCAACATATCCATTTGA
- the LOC130986022 gene encoding uncharacterized protein LOC130986022 isoform X1, translating into MAADVSSLVRLINAGDAADSPKPTPPITRDLLAGCTTLDSKELDLDLQVPCGWEKRLDLKLLIDVQSGKVYLQRCNSSNSSSSSTEKKGEESGGKFQDLNFPPSSKQTLNLLDEEGLELKLVSGSPLSSPYQSVCTLDKVKSALERAEKETVRKRSSISMSKSSSLPSNSSSSIKDSDLDQEERSSSSFAAGCPTCLLYVLISTTNPKCPRCNSNVPMPLPAKKPRIDLNISI; encoded by the exons ATGGCCGCTGATGTCAGTTCCTTGGTCAGATTGATCAACGCCGGCGATGCTGCTGATTCTCCCAAACCCACGCCTCCGATCACCCGCGACTTGCTCGCCGGATGTACAACCCTTGATTCTAAGGAGTTGGACCTCGACTTGCAAGTCCCCTGCGGCTGGGAGAAGCGCCTCGACCTAAAG CTATTAATTGATGTGCAGTCAGGAAAAGTGTATCTGCAGAGATGCAATTCGTCAAACTCTTCATCATCAAGCACAGAGAAGAAGGGTGAAGAAAGCGGAGGCAAGTTTCAAGACCTCAACTTCCCGCCATCATCGAAGCAGACGCTAAACCTGTTGGATGAGGAGGGGCTGGAGTTGAAGCTGGTGTCGGGGTCCCCCTTGTCGTCTCCGTACCAGAGCGTGTGCACTCTGGATAAGGTGAAATCGGCCCTGGAGAGGGCGGAGAAGGAGACGGTGAGGAAGCGCTCCTCCATATCAATGTCCAAGTCATCCTCGTTACCATCAAACTCATCATCTTCGATCAAGGACAGCGATCTCGATCAGGAGGAGAGGTCGTCCTCGTCCTTCGCTGCCGGCTGCCCTACCTGCCTCCTCTACGTCCTCATCTCCACCACCAATCCCAAGTGCCCTCGCTGCAACTCTAATGTGCCAATGCCTCTGCCCGCCAAGAAACCTAGAATTGATCTCAACATATCCATTTGA